Part of the Rhodoflexus caldus genome, TGATGGCCACGCGCTACTATGAATTTGACGAGCCGTACAGCAATATCACTTCCGGCGGTTTGGGAACAATGGGCTTTTGCTTGCCGGCAGCCATTGGTGCAAAGGTAGGCCGCCCCGACAGGCAGGTAGTGGCAGTTGTTGGCGATGGCGGCTTCCAAATGACTTTACAGGAACTGGGCGTTATCATGCAGTACAATATCCCCGTGAAAATACTTGTGCTGAACAACAACTTCTTGGGTATGGTGCGCCAGTGGCAACAGTTGTTTTTTGACCGGCGCTATTCCAGCGTGGATATTCAGAACCCCGATTTTGTGAAGTTGGCAGAGTCGTACTATATCCCTGCGCGCCGCGTAGACAACCGCGAAGAACTGGGCGAAGCATTAGAAGAAATGCTCAACAGCCAATCCGCCTATTTTCTGGAAGTAATGGTAGAAAAAGAAGATAACGTATTCCCGATGGTGCCTGCGGGGGCTTCGGTTGCCGAAATTCGGCTGGAATAGTTGTCAGGGTGCGCCGTAGAGACAACAGGTATGCCCTCTCCCTCCATCAATAACAATATTAGTATCACGGCAACAACATCAACACCTGATTTATGCAAGCCTTAGAAGAAAATCAGCAGCGATATACTGTATCTATTTTCACAGAAGACAAAGTCGGCCTTTTAAGTCGCATCACGGCCATTTTTACGCGCCGTAAGATTAATGTGGACAGTTTGACCGTTTCCGAAACGGAAAACAAAGGCATCAGCCGATTTACGGTAGTTATCCGCACCGCTCCCGACCGCATCGGCGTGATTGTGCGACAGATTGAAAAACAAGTGGAGGTATTGAAAGCCTTTTATTACAACGACGAGCAGATTGTTTATCAGGAATTGGCATTGTACAAAATGCCGACGGAAGCATTTGCAGGCAGCCAAGTAGTAGAAAAAATCATCCGCGATAACTACGCCCGCGTCATTACGATTGAGCCGGAGTTTATAGTGATTGAGAAAACAGGCCATGAAGAGGAAACCATGAAACTGTTTAATGAACTTAAACCCTATGGCGTACTGAGTTTTGTCCGCTCCGGCAGAATTGCCATAGCCAAGCCGATGAAACTGTTAAAGGTGCATTTGGAGGAATTGGAAAATATCTCGGCGTTTTAGTAGCGCGCTGCCTCGTGCCAGTGCATGAGTAAACGCCTGAATTCTCTTCCCCAGAAACTTTCATTATGGCGGCCTCTGTCCCGCACGGCAACATACAGCCGACTGTCGGGGCGGTGGCCGCTTTTCAGTGCCTCATAGATGCGGTGCAATGCGGCTGCCATATAGCGGCTTTCGGTGCGACTGCCGACAACATACCACCGCGTTGGATGCTTTTCATGCAATGCCAGCAATTCTGCCACCTGTGGATTGAACCAGAGCGAGGGCGACAGGGCAGCTATGTTGCCAAAAGTTTCCGCAAAAGCAGCACCTGCATAGAGTGCCAGTAAACCTCCCATTGAGCTGCCACACATGGCCGTATGCTCCCGATGGGGGAGTGTGCGGTAATTGCTGTCTATAAAAGGTTTGATAAACACCTGAATATCGTGCAGGAACGGATGCGCCAAACCGCCGCCCATTCCTTTCCGCTCGAAGGGTGCGTATTCATTGAGCCGCTCGCCGCCGCCGTTTTCTATACCGACCAATATCCATCCGTGCTTGGTTCGGTTGCTGTGGTGGTTCATAATGCGGTCTGCGTGCCAAGCCTTGGCATATGCTTTTGCCTCGTCAAAGAGATTTTGGCCGTCGTGCATATACATGACCGGATAATGGCGAACAGAGGTACGGTAGTCCGGCGGCAAGCAGATGTGTATCGTGCGCTTGCGCCCGAGGCTCGGCAGGTAAAAATCGGGCAGTGTGATGATTGGGTTCATGCTAAACTTTCCGCAACGTACTTTGCCTGATTTCTTCTACATTTTTGCAGCCTGCCAGCCCCATATTGAGCTCAAAGTCGGCCAGAAAATGTTGAAGCACTTCGCGGACTCCTGCCTCTCCACCGACAGCCAACCCAAAGGCATAAGGTCGGCCAATGCCGACGGCCGTTGCGCCCAAGGCAATTGCCTTGAAAGCGTCTGCACCGGAGCGTATGCCGCTGTCCATAAAAACAGGGATTTGACCGCCTACTGCCTGTACTACGTCGGGCAGGGCATCAATAGCGCCCACGGCACCGTCCACTTGCCTGCCGCCGTGGTTAGAAACCATGATGCCGTTGATGCCTTCGTCCACTGCCCGTCGTGCGTCGTCGGGGTGCAAAATGCCTTTTAATACAATCGGCAGTCGGGTATGTTCGCGCAGGAATCGCAGGTTGTCCCATGTGAGCGAAGGCCGCGAATAGATATTGACGAACAGCCGAACGGCAGCACGCGGCAAAGGCGAAAATAAATTGGCCAAAGGATTGCCCGGGAAAGCGCTTGCCATTTTCCAAAGCCCCGCAATAGCCTGCAAAGTAGGTTTGGGTTTGGTTTCCAAAGCCTGTGGCTGATGGAGTTGCTCCTGCACCAATCGCATGAAAACCGGGTCGGAGGTATATTGAGCAATGCCTTTGCCTTCCATGAACGGCAGATAGCCCAAGTTCAGGTCGCGGGGTCGCCAGCCAAGCATGGTGGTGTCCAATGTTACGGCGATGGCATCGCAGCCGCTTTTTTCGGCACGTTGTACAAGGCTTGTCACCAACTCATCGGATTTGCTCCAATAAAGTTGAAACCAGCGGGGGCTGCTGCCCATTGCGGCGGCGGCTTGCTCCATGGGTACGGATGCCTGATTGGAAAAAATGAAAGGAATGTTGAAAGCTGCTGCTGCTCGCGCCACTGCCAAATCAGCTTGGCTATGTACCATTTCAAGCACGCCTATCGGGCTGAGCAAGAAGGGGGAAGGCAGTTTTCTGCCAAAAACGGTGATGCTTGTATCGCGTTGCTCAACATTGCGCAGCATGTGCGGTACAATCTGCCAACGGTCAAATCCGCGGCGGTTGGCTTCCATCGTTTTTTCCAGCCCTGCCCCTCCGGCGATGTAGGCAAATGCTTTTTCCGACATGGCTTCTTTGCCTGCCCGGTATAGTTCGTTCCAATGTGCAGGAATCATCGGTGATTGTCCTGCAAAACCGTTTACATAAATGGTTCGCTGCCAGTTGAGAGCTGAAAAAAGAGACTGAGCCATAAGTAAAAGTCAATATTTGGGCAGTCAAATTATGGAAAGTGTGGCAACTCTGCAACCTCGCGGCCGAATCGGCACAGGGAATGCGTATTTTCTTGCAAATCAGTACACTGTTCCCTTATCTTTGCGAACTTTCAAGATTACCAAACCTGATTTACATAACGAAACCTAATCTACATGGAAAATTTGATTTACGCATTACCGGCGTTAGGGGCAGTAGGTCTCCTATACGTATTTATCCGCTCGGCGTGGGTAAATAAACAGGATGTCGGTTCACCAAAAATGGAGGGAATTGCAGCCCGCATTGCCGAAGGTGCAATGGCATTCCTGAAAGCCGAATACAAAATATTGGCAGTTTTTGTGGTAGCCGTGGCTATTTTGCTGGGTGTTTCTGCCAATGACCAAAACTCTTCACCGTTGGTGGCTGTTTCTTTCATCCTCGGTGCATTTTCTTCTGCATTGGCCGGCTTTATCGGTATGCGTGTGGCTACCAAAGCTAACGTGCGCACCACTGCCGCTGCCCGCACCAGCCTTGGCAAAGCCTTGGAAGTTGCTTTCGCAGGTGGTTCGGTAATGGGCATGGGCGTAGTTGGTCTGGGGGTGATTGGCCTGAGCATCCTGTTCATTGTGTACAGCAACATGTTCGGTGCTGACTCTGCCGAAAATGTAACCCGTGTAATTACCGTAATGACGGGCTTCTCTTTCGGTGCTTCTTCCATCGCGCTGTTTGCACGCGTAGGCGGTGGTATCTACACCAAAGCAGCGGACGTAGGTGCTGACTTGGTAGGTAAAGTAGAAGCCGGTATCCCCGAAGACCACCCGCTGAACCCTGCTACCATTGCCGATAACGTAGGTGATAACGTAGGCGACGTAGCCGGTATGGGCGCAGACCTTTTTGAGAGCTATGTAGGCTCTATCATCGGTACAATGGTGTTGGGCGCAGCCTTTATGAACGCCGAGTTCATCGGTTTAGACCAAAACTTTAAAGGACTTTCTGCCGTATTGCTGCCTTTGATGCTGGCTGGTGTAGGTATTTTGGTGTCTATCATCGGCACTTTCTTCGTGAAAGTAAAAGAAGGCGGCGACCCTCAAAAAGCGCTGAATATTGGCGAATTTGGTTCTTCCGGTATCATGGTAGTGCTTTCTTACTTCATCATTACAGGCATGCTGCCTGAAAAATGGGTGTTTAACGATGCCCTCTATGGCGTACAGCGCGAAATGACTGCCATGGGTATTTTCATTGCTACCGTGGTGGGTCTGATTGGCGGTGTTTTGGTAGGTATCATCACTGAGTACTATACCGGTATGGGCAAAAGACCTGTATTGTCTATCGTTCGCCAGTCTTCAACAGGTGCGGCTACCAACATTATTGCAGGTTTGGGTGTGGGTATGATGAGTACTGCACTGCCTGTATTGATTATTGCTGTTTCTATCATTTTGGCTTTCAACTTTGGCGGCCTGTACGGCATCGCAATTGCTGCGGTAGGTATGCTTTCTAACCTCGGTATCCAGTTGGCGGTAGATGCTTACGGTCCTATTTCCGATAACGCGGGCGGTATTGCCGAAATGAGCGAATTGCCTAAGGAAGTTCGTACACGTACCGATAAGTTGGATGCCGTAGGTAACACGACTGCCGCTATCGGTAAAGGTTTTGCCATTGCTTCGGCAGCCTTGACTGCTCTTGCGCTGTTTGGTGCCTATATGACTTCTGCCAAACTGCCTTCTATTGATATTTCTAAGGCTAACGTAATGGCCGGTCTGCTGATTGGCGGTATGTTGCCCTTCGTATTCTCAGCCTTGGCAATGGGTGCAGTAGGTCGTGCGGCAATGTCTATGATTCAGGAAGTTCGTCGCCAATTCAATGAAATTCCTCAACTGAAACGCGCCCTGGAAGTAATGCGTCGCAATGGCGATAAAGACCAGAAAGACTGGAGCGATGCCGACGTGAAGACATTCCAAGAAGCAGACGGCAAAGCCGAATACGGCAAGTGTGTGGCAATTTCTACACAAGCTGCCATCCGCGAAATGGTACTGCCCGGCTTATTGGCAGTGGCTGTTCCTGTTGTTATCGGTCTGATGCCCGGCATGGGCAAAGAAGCCCTCGGCGGTCTGCTGGCAGGTGTAACCGTTTCAGGCGTACTGATGGCTATCTTCCAGTCTAATGCAGGTGGCGCATGGGACAACGCGAAGAAGAGCTTTGAAGAGGGTGTAGAAATCAACGGTCAGATTTACTACAAAAAATCAGACCCGCACAAGGCAGCCGTAGTAGGCGACACCGTAGGCGACCCATTCAAAGATACTTCCGGCCCTTCGTTGAACATCCTGCTGAAACTGATTTCTATCGTAGCATTAGTACTTGCTCCGTTTATTGTGTAATTAATCAACAGGCATAAATCCGATTGCTGCAAGAGCCATCCTGAACCATTCGGGGTGGCTCTTGTTTTTCGTCCAAAAATTTTCAAGCGATATTTGCAGTGGTAAATCAACCGAAAAAACGACGAATCAAACACATTTTGCCTATTTGCTGTTATAAATAGGGTTAGCATTTCGGGATTCGGATTTTAAGCAGGTGAGCAGATTAACGCGTTCTTTTTCACCGTGGAGTGCGCAAAGGTTTAACCGCAGTGTACACAAAGAAAAAATTCATCATAAAAACACTCAGCGGCTCTTCGCGTAATACTCAGCAGACTTTGCGGTAAATTTGAAAGGTCGTTTTAAATTACTCACTTACTTATCGGGAAACAAACTGAACCCGAAAGGTTCGGAATTACATACATCAACACATGGAAAACAACTGGTTAATCAATACGCTTGCTCTGCTGGGCAGCTTTTTGGCGATGGAAGGCGTTGCATGGGCGCTGCACAAATATGTCATGCACGGCTTTTTATGGATACTGCACAAGTCGCACCACCAGAAAGACCACAGCCATTTTTTTGAGTGGAACGATTTGTTCTTTCTCTTTTTTGCCGTTCCGGGGGCTTATTTTATCTATCAGGGTATTGCGCAGTCCGATTTTCAGCTCTACATCGGCTTAGGTATTGCACTTTACGGGCTTGTTTACTTCATCGTGCATGATGTATTCATTCATCAGCGCTACCCGCCTTTGTTGCGGTACAGCAACAACCGCTATTTCAGGGCACTGCGCCGCGCACACCATGCGCATCACAAGCACATAGAAAAAGAAGACGGCGAGGCGTTTGGCTTATTGTGGGTAAGCCGCATGTATTTTGAAAAAGAAAGCCGCCAATAGTCAGTAAAATTTGCGCAAATAATTCCTGTCGGAGTTTCAAACCTGACAGGAATTACTTTATAAGCCCAGTTCCTTTGCACGATTCCAGTAAACATCCATCTCGGCCAGTGTCATCTCGGCCAGTGATTTCCCGTCTTTGCGGCTTTCGCTTTCCAGAAAATTGAAGCGGCGCGTGAATTTGAGGTTGGTTTTTTCCAATGCCGTTTCGGGGTTAATGTTGATAAACCGCGCATAGTTCACCAAAGCAAACAGCAGGTCGCCAAACTCACTTTCTATCTCCTGCTGATTGACGGTAGTTCCACTCTGCAATTCGCTTTTCAGCTCGTTCATTTCTTCCTCTACTTTTGCCCATACGTCGGCAGGTTTGTCCCAATCAAAGCCGACGGCGCGCGCCTTTTCCTGAATACGGATGGCTTTTACCAATGCAGGCAGCGACTGCGGAACACCGCTCAAAACTGAGGCTTTTTCTCCGGCAGCTGCTTTTTCGGCCATTTTCAGTTGTTCCCAATTGCGTTTGACCTCGTGTTCATCGGCGGCCTGCACGTTGCCGTAAATATGCGGGTGGCGCCGAATCAGCTTCTCGCACACCTGATGGATAACATCGGCAATATCAAAAGCAGATTGTTCGGCAGCTATGCGAGAGTAAAATACGATGTGCAGCAACAGGTCGCCCAGTTCTTTTTTGACTTCTTCCAAGTTATTGTTCAGGATGGCGTCGGAGAGTTCGTATGTTTCCTCGATGGTCAGGTAGCGCAGCGATTCCATCGTTTGTTTTTTGTCCCAAGGGCATTGTTCCCGCAGGT contains:
- the ilvN gene encoding acetolactate synthase small subunit; this encodes MQALEENQQRYTVSIFTEDKVGLLSRITAIFTRRKINVDSLTVSETENKGISRFTVVIRTAPDRIGVIVRQIEKQVEVLKAFYYNDEQIVYQELALYKMPTEAFAGSQVVEKIIRDNYARVITIEPEFIVIEKTGHEEETMKLFNELKPYGVLSFVRSGRIAIAKPMKLLKVHLEELENISAF
- a CDS encoding alpha/beta hydrolase — protein: MNPIITLPDFYLPSLGRKRTIHICLPPDYRTSVRHYPVMYMHDGQNLFDEAKAYAKAWHADRIMNHHSNRTKHGWILVGIENGGGERLNEYAPFERKGMGGGLAHPFLHDIQVFIKPFIDSNYRTLPHREHTAMCGSSMGGLLALYAGAAFAETFGNIAALSPSLWFNPQVAELLALHEKHPTRWYVVGSRTESRYMAAALHRIYEALKSGHRPDSRLYVAVRDRGRHNESFWGREFRRLLMHWHEAARY
- a CDS encoding alpha-hydroxy-acid oxidizing protein is translated as MAQSLFSALNWQRTIYVNGFAGQSPMIPAHWNELYRAGKEAMSEKAFAYIAGGAGLEKTMEANRRGFDRWQIVPHMLRNVEQRDTSITVFGRKLPSPFLLSPIGVLEMVHSQADLAVARAAAAFNIPFIFSNQASVPMEQAAAAMGSSPRWFQLYWSKSDELVTSLVQRAEKSGCDAIAVTLDTTMLGWRPRDLNLGYLPFMEGKGIAQYTSDPVFMRLVQEQLHQPQALETKPKPTLQAIAGLWKMASAFPGNPLANLFSPLPRAAVRLFVNIYSRPSLTWDNLRFLREHTRLPIVLKGILHPDDARRAVDEGINGIMVSNHGGRQVDGAVGAIDALPDVVQAVGGQIPVFMDSGIRSGADAFKAIALGATAVGIGRPYAFGLAVGGEAGVREVLQHFLADFELNMGLAGCKNVEEIRQSTLRKV
- a CDS encoding sodium-translocating pyrophosphatase, translating into MENLIYALPALGAVGLLYVFIRSAWVNKQDVGSPKMEGIAARIAEGAMAFLKAEYKILAVFVVAVAILLGVSANDQNSSPLVAVSFILGAFSSALAGFIGMRVATKANVRTTAAARTSLGKALEVAFAGGSVMGMGVVGLGVIGLSILFIVYSNMFGADSAENVTRVITVMTGFSFGASSIALFARVGGGIYTKAADVGADLVGKVEAGIPEDHPLNPATIADNVGDNVGDVAGMGADLFESYVGSIIGTMVLGAAFMNAEFIGLDQNFKGLSAVLLPLMLAGVGILVSIIGTFFVKVKEGGDPQKALNIGEFGSSGIMVVLSYFIITGMLPEKWVFNDALYGVQREMTAMGIFIATVVGLIGGVLVGIITEYYTGMGKRPVLSIVRQSSTGAATNIIAGLGVGMMSTALPVLIIAVSIILAFNFGGLYGIAIAAVGMLSNLGIQLAVDAYGPISDNAGGIAEMSELPKEVRTRTDKLDAVGNTTAAIGKGFAIASAALTALALFGAYMTSAKLPSIDISKANVMAGLLIGGMLPFVFSALAMGAVGRAAMSMIQEVRRQFNEIPQLKRALEVMRRNGDKDQKDWSDADVKTFQEADGKAEYGKCVAISTQAAIREMVLPGLLAVAVPVVIGLMPGMGKEALGGLLAGVTVSGVLMAIFQSNAGGAWDNAKKSFEEGVEINGQIYYKKSDPHKAAVVGDTVGDPFKDTSGPSLNILLKLISIVALVLAPFIV
- a CDS encoding sterol desaturase family protein, which codes for MENNWLINTLALLGSFLAMEGVAWALHKYVMHGFLWILHKSHHQKDHSHFFEWNDLFFLFFAVPGAYFIYQGIAQSDFQLYIGLGIALYGLVYFIVHDVFIHQRYPPLLRYSNNRYFRALRRAHHAHHKHIEKEDGEAFGLLWVSRMYFEKESRQ
- the mazG gene encoding nucleoside triphosphate pyrophosphohydrolase, which gives rise to MPVEPHHPKYAEAFARLLGIMNDLREQCPWDKKQTMESLRYLTIEETYELSDAILNNNLEEVKKELGDLLLHIVFYSRIAAEQSAFDIADVIHQVCEKLIRRHPHIYGNVQAADEHEVKRNWEQLKMAEKAAAGEKASVLSGVPQSLPALVKAIRIQEKARAVGFDWDKPADVWAKVEEEMNELKSELQSGTTVNQQEIESEFGDLLFALVNYARFININPETALEKTNLKFTRRFNFLESESRKDGKSLAEMTLAEMDVYWNRAKELGL